A stretch of Nitrospira sp. DNA encodes these proteins:
- a CDS encoding efflux RND transporter periplasmic adaptor subunit, translating into MSHAIGRKSLVVGVAVAGLFVGVVAGFFAAHRAMNDMSGMKGSGEMKGHELEDMSMKGMSMEGAKPTRDLEPMPGMSDAPSGAVAVPAVARQLIGVRSAPVSYATLEQEIRTVGTVDYDERRFTQVTLKISGWIRKVFVDSIGRPVRKGEPLFTIYSPDLLTTQEEYLLAVRTQAQLAASLLADAKENAAALVVSARERLRLWDVTDAQIAALERRGKAEPVLTVYAPSSGIVMKREALPGKYVEPGTTLYEVADLSTVWIYADIYESEVAATKVGQPATVTFAAYPGEAFHGKVAYVYPTLNTEARTVRVRSEFPNPELKLKPGMYGNVILQTAAVKTLVVPKEAVLDTGLRQLVFLDRDQGIYQPYPIKLGRQSQDRVEVLEGLKEGDRVVTSANFLLDAESKLASAGSMQAMMGQIGMADWQMRGAHEGKMEGIEGMQGLKGMEGMKGMSGMSGMASDSAKATSEARKVAGYVLTFTTLPETPKVGEVLLRLKVTDQTGQPVTTAQVLFVYTMPMPGMTDSKVTAHHTKDGLYESTVMFGMGGTWLVTVNVAVPGRSPIAEKFQFSVVAGGL; encoded by the coding sequence ATGAGTCATGCCATAGGCAGAAAAAGTCTTGTTGTCGGTGTCGCAGTAGCCGGCCTGTTCGTCGGAGTCGTCGCCGGGTTCTTCGCCGCGCATCGGGCGATGAACGATATGTCGGGGATGAAGGGAAGTGGGGAGATGAAGGGCCATGAGTTGGAAGATATGTCCATGAAGGGGATGTCGATGGAAGGCGCAAAGCCCACGAGAGACTTGGAACCGATGCCAGGCATGTCCGACGCTCCGTCCGGGGCTGTGGCTGTTCCGGCTGTGGCGAGACAGTTGATCGGCGTCCGCAGTGCTCCGGTGAGCTACGCGACATTGGAGCAAGAGATTCGCACGGTCGGGACGGTCGACTACGATGAACGTAGGTTTACCCAAGTCACTCTCAAAATTTCAGGATGGATCCGCAAGGTCTTTGTTGATTCGATCGGCCGGCCGGTGCGCAAGGGCGAACCGCTCTTTACCATCTACTCGCCAGATCTCCTTACAACCCAGGAGGAATACCTGTTGGCAGTCAGGACGCAGGCTCAATTGGCTGCCAGTCTGCTGGCCGACGCAAAGGAGAATGCCGCCGCCCTCGTCGTGAGCGCACGAGAACGGCTTCGCCTCTGGGATGTGACCGATGCACAAATCGCCGCGCTGGAGCGTCGTGGCAAAGCAGAGCCGGTGCTCACGGTGTACGCTCCTTCCTCCGGGATCGTGATGAAACGGGAGGCCTTGCCGGGGAAATATGTGGAGCCGGGCACGACACTATATGAGGTCGCAGATCTCTCCACGGTCTGGATCTACGCCGATATTTATGAATCAGAAGTGGCGGCCACAAAGGTCGGTCAGCCGGCAACGGTTACCTTTGCCGCCTATCCGGGAGAGGCGTTCCACGGCAAGGTCGCCTATGTCTATCCGACCCTGAATACCGAAGCCCGCACCGTGCGGGTACGGTCGGAATTTCCGAATCCTGAACTGAAGCTGAAGCCAGGCATGTATGGGAACGTGATCTTGCAGACGGCTGCGGTCAAGACGTTGGTCGTGCCGAAGGAGGCAGTGCTGGATACCGGCCTCCGGCAACTGGTGTTTCTCGATCGAGACCAAGGGATCTATCAGCCCTATCCGATCAAGCTTGGCCGACAGAGCCAGGATCGCGTGGAAGTTCTCGAAGGTCTCAAAGAAGGAGATCGTGTTGTGACCTCGGCCAATTTCTTGTTGGACGCCGAGAGCAAGCTGGCCTCGGCCGGGAGTATGCAGGCCATGATGGGCCAAATTGGCATGGCTGACTGGCAAATGCGCGGTGCCCATGAAGGCAAAATGGAAGGGATAGAAGGCATGCAAGGCTTGAAAGGGATGGAGGGCATGAAAGGGATGAGCGGAATGTCTGGCATGGCTTCGGACTCAGCCAAAGCCACCTCCGAAGCTCGCAAGGTAGCAGGATATGTTCTGACCTTCACAACCCTTCCCGAAACACCCAAGGTCGGTGAGGTTCTCCTCAGGCTCAAGGTCACAGATCAGACCGGCCAGCCGGTGACCACTGCGCAAGTCTTGTTCGTCTATACCATGCCGATGCCAGGCATGACTGATTCCAAGGTGACGGCGCACCATACCAAAGACGGACTCTATGAAAGCACGGTGATGTTCGGCATGGGCGGAACTTGGCTAGTAACGGTCAATGTGGCAGTGCCAGGACGGTCGCCCATTGCCGAGAAGTTTCAGTTTTCGGTCGTAGCGGGAGGCCTGTAG
- a CDS encoding carboxymuconolactone decarboxylase family protein, with amino-acid sequence MDQTTNVEAGLFAELRKLSPKVTGGLLRMRQEAYRDAAVPAKYKLLSSMAISIAIRCEPCIRAYVQMAYDKGITQEELIEFLEVAMTMQGCPGEEWALKAFAAYKECLDSRPASAASGCCDHQSMSHKSEESAS; translated from the coding sequence ATGGATCAGACAACCAATGTTGAAGCTGGACTATTCGCCGAACTCAGGAAGTTGAGTCCGAAAGTCACTGGCGGACTGCTGCGTATGCGCCAGGAAGCCTATCGAGACGCGGCGGTCCCAGCGAAGTATAAACTGCTCTCGTCCATGGCGATTTCAATCGCGATCCGCTGCGAACCCTGCATTCGTGCGTACGTGCAGATGGCGTACGACAAAGGCATCACGCAGGAGGAACTGATCGAGTTCCTCGAAGTCGCCATGACCATGCAGGGCTGCCCCGGAGAGGAGTGGGCGCTGAAGGCCTTTGCTGCTTACAAGGAATGCCTCGATAGTAGGCCGGCTTCGGCCGCGTCGGGTTGCTGCGACCACCAATCTATGAGCCATAAGAGTGAGGAGAGCGCATCATGA
- a CDS encoding TolC family protein translates to MTLSIRFWLLTITVVSMTFAINARHIAHAVEHTAQPSLVLPDLIPEALAKNPELVAARKQWEAATNRITPARSLDDPILSVQLWNFPQTFNVTQTGNTIFGFSQNVPFPGKLALKGDVASRSADMTAQVVRAKERELVARLKQAYYELFLAQKAVQIHHEQVDLVRQFVEIANAKFRTGKGSQADVLKAHVELSLLQQQLPVLEQRRETAEALLNTLLDRDPASPLGIAPEPSQKPFDKTIEELHRLALNDRPELKVAELTVLRNEQSHELAQRQYYPDFNVAFQRFQNYQANNGFGAYVAMSIPFAFWTKPKYDAGVQEAAAAVSAARAQQHTLENLTRFQINDLLAKVRASEQVATLYHTTILPQAVQHLEAARVGYRAGKGGFLDLIDTQRSLRGFQLEYYRALVERENRLAELEQVIGTDLNENS, encoded by the coding sequence ATGACTCTATCAATTCGGTTTTGGCTGCTGACCATAACAGTTGTGAGCATGACCTTCGCGATAAATGCGCGCCATATCGCCCATGCCGTCGAACACACTGCGCAACCGTCCTTGGTGTTACCAGACTTGATCCCGGAAGCCTTGGCCAAAAATCCTGAACTTGTGGCGGCGCGCAAGCAATGGGAAGCTGCCACGAATCGGATTACGCCAGCTCGGTCATTGGACGATCCGATCCTGTCAGTTCAGTTGTGGAATTTCCCGCAGACCTTCAACGTCACGCAAACGGGCAACACGATCTTCGGCTTTTCGCAGAATGTCCCATTCCCTGGCAAACTTGCGCTCAAAGGCGATGTGGCAAGCCGTTCAGCCGACATGACCGCGCAGGTGGTTCGTGCAAAGGAACGAGAACTGGTCGCCCGCCTGAAGCAGGCTTACTACGAACTGTTTCTCGCGCAAAAAGCGGTTCAGATCCATCATGAACAGGTGGATCTGGTCAGACAATTCGTAGAGATTGCGAACGCGAAGTTCCGCACGGGAAAGGGATCGCAGGCCGATGTCCTCAAGGCCCACGTCGAGCTATCCCTGCTCCAGCAGCAGCTTCCTGTCCTGGAACAGCGCCGCGAAACCGCCGAAGCGTTGCTGAATACGCTCCTGGATCGGGATCCTGCATCACCTTTGGGAATTGCTCCAGAGCCGTCTCAGAAGCCGTTCGACAAGACCATCGAGGAACTGCACCGCCTCGCGCTGAACGACAGGCCGGAGCTGAAAGTCGCTGAACTGACGGTGCTGCGGAACGAGCAGTCCCACGAGCTGGCCCAGCGTCAGTACTACCCGGACTTCAACGTGGCGTTTCAGCGCTTCCAGAACTATCAGGCCAACAACGGATTCGGCGCCTACGTGGCGATGAGCATCCCGTTCGCGTTTTGGACCAAGCCGAAGTATGACGCAGGCGTGCAGGAAGCCGCGGCAGCGGTCTCGGCCGCGCGGGCGCAGCAACATACCTTAGAAAACCTGACCCGGTTTCAGATCAACGACCTCCTGGCCAAGGTCCGGGCGAGTGAACAGGTGGCGACGTTGTATCACACCACGATCCTGCCGCAGGCCGTGCAGCACTTGGAAGCGGCGCGAGTGGGGTATCGCGCGGGAAAAGGAGGGTTCTTGGATCTTATTGACACCCAGCGATCCTTGCGAGGATTTCAGCTGGAGTATTACCGGGCGCTTGTCGAGCGGGAGAACCGACTCGCGGAACTTGAACAAGTGATCGGAACCGACCTGAACGAAAACAGCTAA
- a CDS encoding winged helix-turn-helix transcriptional regulator → MKSDSTGIMLTVDQCALTLKALADHTRLRILESLLVEEKCVMDLVRYLHCPQPQISHHLRILRDARLVEGIREGQQVCYRIAPRVQHVLANRQGRALNFGCCELRFPDPVLSHGKHRTHLLT, encoded by the coding sequence ATGAAGTCCGACTCCACCGGAATTATGCTCACCGTGGACCAATGCGCCCTGACGCTCAAGGCCCTGGCGGACCACACGCGGTTGCGCATCCTGGAGTCGTTACTGGTTGAGGAGAAATGCGTGATGGACCTTGTGCGGTACTTACACTGTCCACAACCGCAGATCTCCCATCATCTCCGGATTCTCCGAGATGCCAGATTAGTTGAAGGAATTCGGGAGGGCCAGCAGGTGTGTTATCGCATTGCGCCACGGGTTCAACACGTGCTGGCCAATCGGCAAGGACGGGCGCTCAACTTCGGATGTTGCGAGCTGCGATTCCCGGACCCGGTGTTGAGCCATGGTAAGCATAGGACGCACCTCCTGACGTGA
- a CDS encoding mercury transporter MerT translates to MDADRKAVYMTKGGTATMIGGLVASVFASICCIGPVVFAALGVGVGATGFLAGTAGTLKALLPYRPWFIGLTLLLLGMSFYYAYRNPSAACATEVGSAARSASGPNRTWLWLIAALALLLVLAPYWLAL, encoded by the coding sequence ATGGACGCTGATCGGAAGGCTGTTTACATGACGAAAGGCGGGACGGCAACGATGATTGGCGGGCTGGTGGCCTCGGTTTTCGCCTCGATCTGCTGCATCGGGCCGGTGGTGTTCGCAGCACTCGGTGTGGGTGTGGGGGCCACAGGGTTCCTGGCCGGCACAGCCGGAACCTTGAAAGCCTTGTTGCCCTACAGGCCGTGGTTTATCGGCCTGACCTTGCTCTTACTTGGCATGAGTTTCTATTACGCGTACCGGAACCCCTCGGCCGCGTGCGCGACAGAGGTCGGAAGTGCTGCTCGATCAGCGAGTGGGCCGAACCGGACGTGGCTGTGGCTGATAGCAGCCCTGGCCTTGCTGTTGGTCTTGGCACCGTATTGGTTAGCTCTGTGA
- a CDS encoding heavy-metal-associated domain-containing protein, translated as MWHVIRTCLLVGVATLPLTEFHGLAAENRRLRTVTLQIDGMTCGACVKDVKEALAKVPGVSTVEFRVGTKWVIFSDYSDTRASVTFDANKVGTEALVKAIEGAGSPLSAYKARVLEK; from the coding sequence ATGTGGCACGTGATTCGGACGTGTCTTCTTGTTGGGGTGGCGACGCTTCCGCTGACGGAGTTCCATGGTCTTGCGGCTGAGAACCGGAGGCTTCGGACGGTGACCTTGCAGATCGACGGCATGACGTGCGGGGCTTGCGTCAAGGACGTGAAGGAAGCGCTCGCCAAGGTTCCGGGCGTCAGCACGGTCGAGTTCAGGGTGGGAACAAAGTGGGTCATTTTCTCCGATTATTCGGATACGCGAGCCTCGGTGACGTTCGATGCGAACAAAGTGGGTACGGAGGCGCTGGTCAAGGCCATCGAAGGGGCTGGTAGCCCGCTGTCGGCATACAAGGCGCGGGTGCTCGAAAAGTAG
- a CDS encoding heavy metal-responsive transcriptional regulator, which translates to MPTELTIGQFAKAAAVNIETIRYYERRHILGPTSRLPSGYRLYNREAQRRLRFIKNAQALGFTLHEIKELLDLQVSSKARCGDVQRKAEAKLKHVGAKVRDLQALATALRHLIRTCRARRPTNRCPILASLDSEDKALGRSRTGNE; encoded by the coding sequence ATGCCGACCGAACTCACAATTGGACAATTCGCAAAAGCTGCTGCGGTGAATATCGAAACGATTCGCTACTACGAACGACGCCACATACTCGGCCCCACCTCTCGGCTGCCATCCGGCTACAGGCTCTACAACAGAGAAGCTCAAAGGCGGCTGCGGTTCATCAAGAATGCGCAGGCGTTGGGCTTCACGCTCCATGAGATCAAGGAACTGCTTGATCTTCAGGTCAGCTCGAAAGCCCGCTGTGGTGATGTTCAACGAAAAGCCGAGGCCAAGTTGAAACACGTGGGGGCGAAAGTGCGGGATCTGCAAGCGCTGGCGACGGCGCTGCGACACTTGATCCGAACCTGCCGGGCCAGACGGCCGACGAATCGATGCCCTATTCTGGCGAGCCTGGACAGTGAAGACAAGGCGTTAGGAAGAAGTCGTACAGGGAATGAGTGA
- a CDS encoding methyltransferase domain-containing protein: protein MLIDDITQKVSDRYARAAATGEQMCCPTSYDLPELKSFIPDEVLKISYGCGTPAGLKTVRSGETVLDIGSGGGIDCFEASRLVGPSGHVIGIDMTDTMLEIARRNAPIVAVNLGYASTNVEFRKGMADAMPVDDNVIDLIISNCVINLAPDKHKVFREMFRVTNPGGRFTISDIVSDQQAPQYLIHDAEKWGDCLSGALTLANYIAGMVEAGFLGIHLVSFSPWQVIDGIHFFSVTLTGYKLAAQPTDPTACYATLRGPFSRVVDECGISYPRGVSQPIGPETALLLSQPPFVPYFVLSHEPISFERSDARWWAVLPAQAPCMWKGDFALFAGPFLEVADDDHHVYRRGAPLEVCSKTLTVLTTEGYAPHFAIINRAGQRVNGGEVTCAPNGGCC from the coding sequence ATGCTGATCGATGACATCACCCAGAAAGTCAGTGACCGGTATGCGCGGGCTGCCGCGACAGGCGAGCAGATGTGTTGTCCGACGAGTTACGACCTCCCAGAATTGAAGTCGTTTATTCCGGACGAGGTACTCAAGATTTCCTATGGGTGCGGCACGCCAGCCGGTTTAAAGACCGTCCGTTCCGGCGAGACGGTCCTCGATATTGGTTCCGGTGGAGGAATCGACTGCTTCGAAGCCTCACGCCTGGTCGGACCATCCGGGCATGTGATTGGCATCGATATGACGGACACGATGTTGGAGATCGCGCGCCGCAATGCGCCGATCGTAGCAGTCAATCTGGGCTATGCCTCCACGAATGTGGAGTTTCGAAAAGGGATGGCGGACGCGATGCCGGTGGACGACAACGTGATCGATCTCATCATTTCCAATTGCGTCATTAATCTGGCACCGGATAAGCACAAGGTCTTCCGTGAGATGTTCCGTGTCACGAATCCAGGGGGACGTTTTACGATTTCCGATATCGTGTCGGACCAGCAGGCCCCGCAATACCTGATTCATGATGCAGAGAAATGGGGTGATTGTCTCTCAGGTGCGTTGACGCTCGCGAACTATATTGCCGGTATGGTGGAAGCCGGGTTTCTCGGTATCCATCTCGTCTCATTCTCTCCCTGGCAGGTCATCGACGGCATTCACTTTTTCTCCGTAACGCTGACCGGCTATAAACTCGCGGCGCAACCCACGGACCCGACCGCTTGTTACGCGACACTTCGGGGCCCCTTCAGCCGCGTGGTGGATGAATGTGGCATCAGCTACCCACGAGGGGTCTCACAGCCAATCGGGCCCGAGACGGCGCTGCTGCTGAGTCAGCCTCCGTTCGTCCCATATTTTGTGCTCTCCCATGAACCAATCTCGTTCGAACGATCCGATGCGCGCTGGTGGGCGGTGTTGCCCGCACAAGCCCCTTGCATGTGGAAAGGGGACTTCGCGCTATTCGCAGGACCGTTTCTCGAAGTGGCCGATGACGATCATCACGTCTATCGACGGGGAGCACCGCTGGAGGTGTGCTCCAAGACCCTCACGGTGTTGACAACCGAGGGGTACGCTCCGCATTTCGCGATCATCAATCGCGCTGGCCAACGTGTGAATGGCGGCGAGGTCACCTGTGCGCCCAATGGAGGCTGCTGCTGA
- a CDS encoding efflux RND transporter permease subunit codes for MIARLIEGSARNPVLVILCVLLLAGWGLWTAFKVPLDAVPDLSDVQVTIYTEWQGRSPTLIEDQVTYPIVTSLLAGPKVKRVRGVSEYGVSYVYVIFEDRTDLYWARSRVLEYLQKLTGKLPAGVAPTLGPDATGVGWVYQYALVDESGAHDLAQLRSLQDWHLRYQLESVPGVAEVSAVGGFVKQYQIEVDPNTLAAYRLPIQTVIEAVRNSNAEVSGRVLEMAGTEYIVRGRGYLRSIDDIELIPVGTDGRGTPILIRDIAHVQIGPDQRRGIAELDGKGQTVGGIVIMRAGENALAVIEQVKARLAEITPALPDGVRIVPTYDRSDLIHRAIAVLHEKLLEESIIVSLVAVVFLFHLRSALVAILILPVAVLLAFIPMAYLNITSSIMSLGGIAIAIGAMVDAAIVMVENAHKRLEQGPNADRIETIIAAAKEVGRPLFFSLLVIAVSFLPIFALEAQEGRLFTPLAYTKTFSMLFATALSVTLAPVLMVLLIRGRIRAEAKNPLNRLLVALYRPILAGALRVRWLTLGLAVVIFGFTTPIFSRLGAEFMPPLNEGTILYMPTTVPGLSIPESAKVLQVQDQLLATFPEVERVFGKMGKAPTATDPAFVGMAEITVTLKPESQWRPGMTWDRLLDEMDAKLRIPGFPNIWWMPIQTRTEMITTGVRSPVGIKVLGPDLKTIERIGLEIEQVLATVPGTKSAFAERLNEGYYLDLTVNRREAARYGLTVGDVQAVITSAIGGETVTTTVEGRERYSVNVRYKRELRDDPDRLKRVLVPTPSGAQIPLGQIAELVITQGPPSIADEAGSLAGLVSVSVNGRDLRGYVHDAQRAVRELVTLPSGYRLIWTGQYEHLVRAEERLKLVIPVTLAVILLLLYLNFRSLAKSLIVLLSVPFAGIGAIWYLHYLGYNLSVAVWVGIIALAGVAAETGVVMLVYLDEAYDRRVREGRMTTAQDLRDAIMEGAVQRVRPKMMTVAAIMGGLLPIMWTTGTGADVMKRIAAPMIGGMVSSTILTLLVIPVLYALWRGR; via the coding sequence ATGATCGCACGACTCATCGAAGGGAGTGCACGCAATCCAGTCCTCGTCATCCTCTGTGTGTTGCTGCTGGCAGGTTGGGGCCTGTGGACGGCTTTTAAGGTTCCGCTGGATGCGGTGCCGGACCTGTCCGATGTCCAGGTGACCATCTATACCGAGTGGCAGGGGCGCAGCCCGACGTTGATTGAAGACCAGGTCACCTATCCGATCGTCACCTCTCTGCTGGCCGGTCCGAAAGTCAAACGGGTTCGAGGAGTCTCAGAATACGGGGTCTCATACGTCTACGTGATCTTCGAAGACCGGACGGACTTGTACTGGGCACGCAGTCGTGTGCTGGAATACCTGCAGAAGCTGACCGGGAAGTTACCAGCCGGAGTCGCACCGACTCTAGGTCCCGACGCGACCGGTGTTGGGTGGGTCTATCAGTATGCATTGGTCGACGAGTCTGGCGCGCACGATCTGGCGCAGCTCCGCAGTCTTCAAGATTGGCACCTGCGCTACCAACTGGAAAGTGTGCCGGGGGTGGCAGAAGTGTCGGCAGTCGGCGGATTCGTCAAGCAGTATCAAATCGAAGTGGACCCCAACACATTAGCGGCTTATCGGCTGCCGATTCAGACGGTCATCGAAGCAGTTCGGAACAGCAATGCTGAAGTGAGTGGCCGTGTCTTGGAAATGGCTGGCACGGAATACATCGTTCGTGGGCGTGGCTACCTGCGTTCTATTGATGATATCGAGCTGATCCCTGTCGGGACGGATGGGCGGGGCACACCTATCTTGATCCGGGATATTGCCCATGTCCAAATCGGACCGGACCAGCGTCGGGGTATTGCCGAGTTGGACGGCAAGGGCCAAACAGTCGGCGGGATCGTGATCATGAGGGCCGGTGAAAACGCGCTTGCCGTGATCGAGCAGGTCAAAGCCAGGCTGGCAGAGATCACGCCGGCTCTACCCGACGGCGTCCGCATCGTCCCCACCTATGACCGGTCTGATCTCATTCATCGGGCTATTGCAGTACTTCACGAGAAACTCCTGGAGGAGTCTATTATTGTCAGCCTGGTCGCGGTCGTCTTTCTGTTTCACCTGCGTAGCGCCCTGGTGGCGATTCTCATCCTGCCCGTAGCAGTGCTGCTCGCGTTCATCCCAATGGCGTACCTGAACATCACCTCCAGCATCATGTCGCTCGGAGGAATTGCCATTGCCATCGGCGCGATGGTGGATGCAGCCATCGTGATGGTGGAGAACGCGCACAAGCGGTTGGAACAAGGACCGAATGCGGACCGGATTGAAACCATCATCGCAGCAGCCAAAGAAGTCGGCCGTCCATTGTTCTTCTCGCTCTTGGTGATCGCCGTGTCGTTCCTGCCGATCTTCGCACTAGAGGCGCAGGAGGGCCGGTTATTCACGCCCTTGGCCTATACCAAAACCTTCTCGATGCTGTTCGCCACCGCACTCTCGGTAACCTTGGCTCCTGTACTAATGGTTCTCCTGATCCGGGGGCGCATCCGGGCGGAAGCCAAGAATCCGCTGAATAGGCTGCTCGTCGCTTTGTATCGGCCGATCCTCGCCGGTGCGTTACGGGTCCGGTGGCTGACACTCGGTCTGGCGGTCGTGATATTCGGATTCACGACGCCGATCTTTTCACGTTTGGGCGCAGAATTCATGCCGCCACTGAACGAGGGGACCATTCTCTACATGCCGACCACCGTCCCTGGTCTCTCCATTCCTGAATCGGCCAAGGTGCTGCAGGTTCAGGATCAGTTGCTCGCGACCTTCCCGGAAGTGGAACGGGTTTTCGGAAAAATGGGCAAGGCTCCGACTGCCACTGATCCGGCCTTTGTCGGCATGGCAGAAATTACAGTCACCCTCAAACCTGAATCGCAATGGCGGCCCGGCATGACCTGGGATCGTTTGCTGGACGAGATGGATGCCAAGCTCCGCATTCCCGGATTTCCGAACATCTGGTGGATGCCGATTCAGACTCGCACCGAGATGATCACCACCGGGGTGCGCAGCCCGGTCGGCATCAAAGTCCTGGGACCGGATCTGAAGACCATCGAGAGAATCGGCTTGGAGATCGAGCAAGTCTTGGCCACTGTGCCTGGCACCAAGAGCGCCTTTGCAGAACGGCTCAACGAGGGCTATTACCTGGATTTGACCGTCAATCGACGTGAAGCTGCCCGCTACGGTCTGACGGTGGGAGACGTGCAGGCTGTCATCACCTCGGCCATTGGCGGCGAGACCGTCACGACTACGGTCGAGGGACGGGAACGGTATTCAGTCAATGTGCGCTACAAGCGCGAATTACGTGATGATCCGGACCGGCTTAAACGGGTGTTGGTTCCCACACCGAGCGGGGCGCAGATCCCCCTTGGACAAATCGCGGAGCTGGTGATCACGCAGGGGCCCCCGTCGATCGCGGATGAGGCGGGATCGCTCGCTGGCCTGGTGTCGGTGTCGGTCAACGGCCGCGATCTGCGCGGCTATGTGCATGATGCCCAACGAGCAGTTCGCGAACTGGTCACACTCCCCTCTGGGTATCGGCTGATCTGGACCGGTCAATACGAGCATCTGGTGCGCGCGGAAGAGCGGCTGAAGCTGGTGATCCCCGTGACCCTCGCCGTGATTCTGTTGCTCCTGTATCTCAATTTCCGATCGCTCGCGAAATCACTGATCGTGCTCTTGTCTGTCCCCTTCGCTGGGATCGGAGCGATCTGGTATCTCCATTACCTGGGCTACAATCTCAGCGTGGCGGTCTGGGTGGGCATTATCGCACTGGCCGGTGTGGCGGCGGAGACGGGCGTGGTGATGCTCGTCTATCTCGATGAAGCGTATGATCGGCGCGTGCGCGAAGGTCGAATGACAACGGCTCAGGACCTTCGCGACGCCATCATGGAGGGTGCGGTTCAACGAGTGCGGCCGAAGATGATGACGGTGGCTGCGATCATGGGCGGCTTGCTCCCCATCATGTGGACCACCGGCACCGGCGCCGATGTGATGAAACGGATTGCCGCGCCGATGATCGGCGGTATGGTCAGCTCAACTATTCTGACGCTTCTGGTGATTCCAGTTCTCTATGCTTTGTGGCGCGGGCGGTAG
- the arsS gene encoding arsenosugar biosynthesis radical SAM protein ArsS (Some members of this family are selenoproteins.) gives MPLTLLGRQNPLASSNEQLKVLMSTGGCPPFERRLEQASLFPLHATGITILQINVGKLCNQTCGHCHVDAGPDRTEIMSDEIADLCLAALARTDIPTIDITGGAPELNPNFRRLVKGARALGRHVMDRCNLSVLLLPSQADLAEFLAAHHVEIIASLPAYLASQTDAQRGKGIFEKSIEALTRLNRLGYGRPESGLALNLVYNPVGAFLPPKQEAIEAQFRKELRRRYGIEFTRLYTITNMPISRFLEFLTESGNYDAYMERLVTAFNPTAAAGVMCRSMISVGWDGILYDCDFNQMLTLPVKEEMPRHIRDFDPTRLGTRRIVMGNHCYGCTAGAGSSCGGAVA, from the coding sequence ATGCCACTGACTTTACTCGGACGACAGAATCCTCTGGCCTCCTCCAATGAACAGCTCAAGGTGCTTATGAGCACAGGTGGTTGTCCTCCGTTCGAACGGCGTCTCGAGCAGGCCAGCCTCTTTCCGCTCCATGCCACGGGGATCACCATCCTTCAGATCAACGTCGGCAAACTCTGCAACCAAACCTGCGGACATTGTCACGTGGATGCGGGGCCGGATCGTACTGAAATCATGTCGGACGAGATAGCCGATCTCTGTCTCGCGGCGTTGGCGAGGACAGACATTCCCACCATCGATATCACGGGCGGGGCACCGGAGCTCAACCCGAACTTTCGCCGCCTGGTCAAAGGGGCCCGTGCGCTCGGCCGTCATGTGATGGATCGATGCAACCTGTCCGTGTTGCTGCTTCCCTCCCAAGCGGATCTGGCTGAGTTTCTGGCCGCCCACCATGTTGAAATCATTGCCTCGCTTCCGGCCTATCTTGCCAGTCAAACTGATGCGCAGCGGGGGAAGGGAATCTTTGAGAAATCCATCGAGGCCCTCACGCGTTTGAACAGACTCGGGTACGGGCGACCGGAGAGCGGCCTCGCCCTGAACCTTGTGTACAATCCGGTCGGCGCGTTTCTCCCCCCAAAGCAAGAGGCGATCGAAGCTCAATTTCGGAAAGAGCTCCGGAGGCGGTATGGTATCGAGTTTACCCGTCTCTATACCATCACCAACATGCCGATCAGCCGTTTTCTAGAGTTCCTGACCGAGAGTGGTAATTACGACGCCTATATGGAACGGCTGGTCACTGCCTTCAATCCTACCGCTGCGGCAGGCGTCATGTGCCGATCGATGATTTCCGTGGGGTGGGACGGCATCCTGTACGATTGCGACTTCAATCAGATGCTCACGCTGCCGGTCAAGGAAGAGATGCCGCGCCATATTCGCGACTTTGATCCGACCCGCCTCGGCACACGCAGGATTGTGATGGGCAATCACTGCTACGGGTGCACAGCCGGCGCTGGCTCGTCCTGCGGAGGAGCGGTCGCGTGA